The proteins below are encoded in one region of Sminthopsis crassicaudata isolate SCR6 chromosome 1, ASM4859323v1, whole genome shotgun sequence:
- the FCER2 gene encoding LOW QUALITY PROTEIN: low affinity immunoglobulin epsilon Fc receptor (The sequence of the model RefSeq protein was modified relative to this genomic sequence to represent the inferred CDS: inserted 1 base in 1 codon) has translation MEPEAKWNGYSDQVEIRRMSPRSQGFTKLPGQKTCGKSVLLFIFVLVISVALWGTLLFLFLTRYKEIAQDLEKLQKSCVPHNDSGTVTIIKQLQVDQWDFKNNVSQLSKTLHKVQEDQTTMKSKGTQVSDQLDRLEKDSTAFKSQVLNEKNDAVQAREKLQEEIQKLWMEFQRANASRLPPRLDSLEEEPTARPTQGSVCTNCPEDWLFFQKKCYFFGKEPKTWSQAKFACINLQGRLVSIKSREEQAFLTKNANNKGCWIGLRDLDIEGEFQWMDGSPLNYTNWSPGEPNNQGXGEDCVAMRRFNGKWNDAYCRGQQDSWICEKLATC, from the exons GATTCACTAAGCTGCCCGGCCAGAAGACCTGTGGGAAGAGTGTGCTCCTCTTTATCTTTGTGCTGGTGATCTCCGTGGCTCTGTGGGGAACCCTCCTATTCTTGTTCCTCACCCGGT ACAAAGAGATAGCTCAGGATTTGGAGAAGCTTCAGAAGTCCTGTGTGCCTCACAATG ACTCTGGGACTGTGACTATCATCAAGCAGCTACAGGTGGATCAGTGGGACTTCAAAAATAACG TCTCTCAGCTCTCCAAGACCCTGCACAAAGTCCAGGAAGACCAGACAACCATGAAATCTAAAG GTACTCAGGTGTCTGACCAACTGGACAGACTTGAAAAAGACAGCACAGCCTTCAAATCGCAGG TGCTGAATGAGAAGAACGACGCCGTTCAAGCTCGGGAAAAACTGCAGGAAGAGATCCAGAAGCTCTGGATGGAATTCCAAAGGGCGAATG cTTCTCGGCTCCCCCCACGACTGGACAGCCTTGAAGAAGAGCCCACAGCCAGGCCAACCCAGG GCTCTGTCTGCACAAACTGCCCAGAAGACTGGCTATTCTTCCAGAAGAAATGCTACTTTTTTGGGAAGGAGCCCAAGACATGGTCCCAGGCCAAGTTTGCCTGCATTAACCTTCAGGGCCGGCTGGTCAGCATCAAAAGCAGAGAGGAACAG GCCTTCCTAACCAAGAACGCTAATAACAAAGGTTGTTGGATTGGCCTCCGAGACCTGGACATAGAGGGCGAGTTCCAATGGATGGATGGGAGTCCCCTGAACTACAC CAACTGGAGCCCAGGGGAGCCCAACAACCAGG CAGGGGAGGACTGCGTGGCAATGCGCCGCTTCAATGGCAAATGGAATGATGCCTACTGCCGGGGGCAACAGGATAGCTGGATCTGCGAGAAGCTGGCTACATGCTGA